One genomic region from Natrarchaeobius halalkaliphilus encodes:
- a CDS encoding TRAM domain-containing protein, producing the protein MADCPLADDCPSFSERISGMGCQHYGDRGGKEWCQHYSQPIDDLKTQPVKSGEEVVIDVVDMHESGAGVGRTEDGFIVMVDGVLPEARARVEITRVHSNHARAEELEILPLEDDADEADGTDDERPVDGTTEADGTDSDGTASRGEREHLGSRENFWGS; encoded by the coding sequence ATGGCAGACTGTCCACTCGCCGACGACTGTCCGAGCTTTTCCGAACGGATCTCCGGGATGGGGTGTCAACACTACGGGGACCGCGGTGGCAAAGAGTGGTGTCAACACTACAGCCAGCCGATCGACGATCTCAAAACCCAGCCGGTAAAGTCGGGCGAAGAGGTCGTTATCGACGTTGTCGACATGCACGAAAGCGGTGCCGGCGTCGGTCGAACCGAGGACGGATTCATCGTCATGGTCGACGGCGTGTTGCCGGAGGCCCGCGCTCGAGTCGAAATTACGCGAGTTCACAGCAATCACGCACGCGCCGAAGAACTCGAGATTCTTCCGCTCGAGGACGACGCGGACGAAGCGGATGGAACGGACGACGAGAGACCGGTAGATGGAACGACTGAGGCGGACGGCACGGACTCAGACGGAACCGCCAGTCGCGGCGAGCGCGAGCATCTCGGCAGTCGCGAAAACTTCTGGGGCTCCTGA
- a CDS encoding electron transfer flavoprotein subunit beta/FixA family protein, which translates to MKILVTVKEVGTVEDEFDIEGTTIADRSLNVDLNEWDDYAIEEAVQLQEAGIADEVVAVTIGPEDCEQTIRQALAKGADRAIRVWDDAIADSDLLDVGAKTEILGAVVEDEAPDLVLTGVQADDDSFGATGVSVADAVGYEWAAVVNHLEREFDDAVSLRRELEGGVEELTTVELPAVLTIQTGINEPRYASLRGIRQAQRKELAVADLAELGIDEDTVEPTLELTEMYEPESESDVTVWEGGADDTASELAALLREKGVAQ; encoded by the coding sequence ATGAAAATCCTCGTTACGGTCAAAGAAGTCGGGACCGTCGAAGACGAGTTCGACATCGAGGGGACCACGATCGCGGATCGCTCTCTCAACGTCGATCTCAACGAATGGGACGACTACGCGATCGAAGAAGCAGTTCAGCTTCAGGAAGCGGGCATCGCTGACGAGGTCGTCGCCGTCACGATCGGTCCCGAAGACTGTGAACAGACCATCCGGCAGGCGCTTGCGAAAGGTGCCGACCGGGCGATTCGCGTCTGGGACGACGCCATCGCGGATTCCGATCTGCTCGACGTCGGGGCGAAAACGGAGATTCTCGGTGCCGTCGTCGAAGACGAAGCGCCGGATCTCGTCCTGACGGGCGTCCAGGCGGACGACGATAGTTTCGGTGCGACCGGCGTCTCCGTAGCCGACGCCGTCGGCTACGAGTGGGCCGCCGTCGTCAACCATCTCGAGCGCGAGTTCGACGACGCGGTCTCGCTGCGACGCGAGCTTGAGGGCGGCGTCGAGGAACTTACGACCGTCGAACTCCCGGCCGTATTGACGATCCAGACGGGGATCAACGAGCCGCGGTACGCGAGCCTTCGGGGCATTCGTCAGGCACAGCGAAAGGAACTCGCAGTGGCGGACCTGGCGGAACTCGGAATCGACGAGGACACGGTCGAACCGACGCTCGAGCTGACGGAGATGTACGAACCCGAGAGCGAAAGCGACGTGACCGTCTGGGAGGGAGGAGCCGACGACACGGCCTCCGAGCTCGCTGCGTTGCTCCGTGAGAAAGGGGTGGCACAATGA
- a CDS encoding electron transfer flavoprotein subunit alpha/FixB family protein, producing the protein MTDVLVVAEHRRGEVRDASYEVITAGRELAAETGGELHVAVISGTVDGFAEKCNRDGVDAVHTVDHGEEFNHGVYSQTVTKLFDELAPQYVLVPNSVNGLDYAPAVANRLGLPIVTDTIDLESDGDALTATREMYGGKVETTVALEGEAVVTIRGAEWPAAEGTGDATVESFDPEIDESALGSNVTGFEEVAGGDVDISDAEVLVSVGRGIDEEENLEIIRDLADALGATVSSSRPIVDNGWLPKNRQVGQSGKVVTPDVYIAIGISGAVQHVAGMKGSDTIVAINTDPNAPIMDIADYAIHDDLFDVVPALTAEFQ; encoded by the coding sequence ATGACGGACGTACTCGTCGTTGCCGAGCACCGTCGCGGCGAGGTACGCGACGCCAGCTACGAGGTCATCACCGCGGGCCGCGAACTCGCGGCCGAGACGGGCGGCGAGCTACACGTCGCCGTCATCAGCGGAACCGTCGACGGGTTCGCAGAGAAGTGCAACCGTGACGGTGTCGACGCCGTCCACACCGTCGATCACGGCGAGGAGTTCAACCACGGCGTCTACAGCCAGACGGTCACAAAGCTGTTCGACGAACTCGCCCCGCAGTACGTCCTGGTACCGAACAGCGTCAACGGGCTCGACTACGCGCCGGCCGTCGCCAACCGGCTGGGACTCCCCATCGTTACCGACACGATCGACCTCGAGAGCGACGGCGACGCGCTCACGGCGACACGCGAGATGTACGGCGGCAAGGTCGAGACGACGGTCGCACTCGAGGGCGAGGCCGTCGTTACGATCCGCGGTGCTGAGTGGCCGGCTGCCGAAGGGACCGGCGATGCGACGGTCGAGTCGTTCGATCCCGAGATCGACGAGTCCGCACTCGGCTCGAACGTCACCGGCTTCGAAGAGGTCGCCGGCGGCGACGTCGACATCAGCGACGCCGAAGTCCTCGTCTCCGTCGGCCGCGGGATCGACGAGGAAGAGAATCTGGAGATTATTCGCGACCTCGCTGATGCACTCGGCGCGACGGTCTCATCCTCGCGTCCGATCGTCGACAACGGCTGGCTGCCGAAGAACCGCCAGGTCGGTCAGTCCGGGAAAGTCGTCACGCCGGACGTCTACATCGCGATCGGGATCTCCGGTGCGGTCCAACACGTCGCGGGGATGAAAGGGTCGGACACGATCGTGGCGATCAACACCGATCCGAACGCGCCGATCATGGATATCGCGGATTACGCGATTCACGACGACCTCTTCGACGTCGTCCCCGCCCTGACCGCCGAGTTCCAGTAG
- a CDS encoding polyprenyl synthetase family protein — MELLERRRALVEARLVDVIDGLEPETLTEEVRHVALSGGKRVRPMVTILTCETVGGVAEDAVDFGVGIELVHNASLVIDDIIDRSELRRGTGSAWAEFGHGPAIITSDGLLGEAFALFSADPHATRVVSEAMVELGIGEATELSAQPDCEEEYMTLARRKTGALFRAAAELGAIAADSDPVTVEAVGEYAERVGVAFQIRDDVLDAVADADDLGKPTGHDAVLERPSVVQVTDLTPEEANDRARTEADRAIDALERVDVSDPEARGYLLDLAEFVVERER; from the coding sequence ATGGAACTTCTGGAGCGCCGTCGGGCGCTGGTCGAAGCGCGTCTCGTCGACGTCATCGACGGACTCGAGCCCGAGACGCTCACCGAAGAAGTTCGCCACGTCGCACTGTCGGGTGGGAAACGGGTTCGACCGATGGTTACCATCCTGACGTGCGAGACGGTCGGCGGCGTCGCCGAGGACGCGGTCGACTTCGGCGTCGGTATCGAACTCGTTCACAACGCCTCGCTCGTCATCGACGACATCATCGATCGGTCGGAGCTTCGCCGCGGGACGGGGAGCGCCTGGGCCGAGTTCGGCCACGGACCCGCGATCATCACGAGCGACGGGCTCCTTGGCGAAGCGTTCGCGCTGTTTTCCGCCGATCCACACGCGACGCGCGTGGTGTCGGAGGCCATGGTCGAACTCGGCATCGGTGAAGCGACCGAACTGTCGGCACAGCCGGACTGCGAGGAGGAGTACATGACTCTCGCGAGACGCAAGACCGGTGCCCTCTTTCGAGCAGCGGCGGAACTGGGCGCGATCGCCGCCGATTCGGATCCCGTCACCGTCGAAGCGGTCGGGGAGTACGCAGAACGGGTCGGCGTCGCCTTCCAGATCCGCGACGACGTCCTCGACGCCGTCGCAGACGCAGATGACCTGGGGAAACCGACCGGACACGACGCCGTCCTCGAGCGCCCATCGGTGGTACAGGTCACGGACCTGACGCCCGAAGAAGCCAACGACCGCGCGCGGACCGAAGCCGATCGGGCGATCGACGCCCTCGAGCGCGTCGACGTTTCGGATCCCGAAGCGAGAGGCTACCTGCTCGATCTGGCGGAGTTCGTCGTCGAGCGAGAACGGTGA
- a CDS encoding DUF373 family protein: MLLVLCVDLDDDLGRKTGFSTPVIGRAPVEEAAVALATADPEDSDVNVIFQGLHVYDDLTERDESVEVAVVTGNDEGDVDANREVGDEVDTVLASLSTAEDVTALVITDGAQDESVIPIIRSRVPIDGVRRVVVRQAQNLESMYYTIKQVLDDPETRGTILIPLGILLLIYPLALIGSALERPGFVLGATSALLGFYLISRGLRLGDRLDAAVERGRRSLYAGRTTILAYVVAAVLVVLGIVSGLNELEAVRETTATEVGALASVAAFGYGSIQWIAAAAVTTSLGQITDEYIADSLEWRYLNAPFYVLSIAIVLQAVSAFFLDRVGTTYLAMALTAGTLLGIVSTLTFAVAESRLSDSGDSGETHDPKRA, translated from the coding sequence ATGCTGTTGGTCCTCTGTGTCGACCTCGATGACGACCTCGGTCGAAAGACCGGCTTTTCGACGCCGGTGATCGGCCGCGCTCCCGTCGAAGAGGCGGCCGTCGCACTCGCGACGGCGGACCCCGAAGACTCCGACGTCAACGTCATCTTCCAGGGGCTCCACGTCTACGACGATCTCACGGAACGCGACGAGAGCGTCGAGGTCGCTGTCGTCACCGGAAACGACGAGGGCGACGTCGACGCCAACCGCGAGGTGGGAGACGAAGTCGACACCGTCCTTGCGAGTCTCTCGACGGCGGAGGACGTCACCGCGCTCGTGATCACCGACGGGGCACAGGACGAATCGGTTATTCCGATCATCCGCTCGAGAGTCCCGATCGACGGCGTTCGCCGCGTCGTCGTCCGCCAGGCACAGAACCTCGAGTCGATGTACTACACGATCAAACAGGTCCTCGACGACCCCGAAACTCGGGGAACCATCCTTATCCCCCTCGGAATCCTTCTGTTGATCTATCCGCTCGCGCTGATCGGGAGCGCCCTGGAGCGACCCGGGTTCGTCCTGGGCGCGACTTCTGCGCTCCTCGGCTTCTACCTGATCTCGAGAGGGCTTCGTCTGGGTGACCGGCTCGACGCCGCCGTCGAACGCGGCCGACGATCGCTGTACGCCGGTCGGACGACGATCCTGGCTTACGTCGTCGCCGCCGTGCTGGTCGTCCTGGGGATCGTAAGCGGACTGAACGAACTCGAGGCGGTCCGAGAGACGACGGCGACGGAGGTCGGCGCGCTTGCGAGCGTCGCCGCGTTCGGATACGGATCGATCCAGTGGATCGCAGCCGCCGCCGTGACGACCAGCCTCGGCCAGATCACCGACGAGTACATCGCTGACTCCCTCGAGTGGCGGTATCTCAACGCACCCTTCTACGTGCTCTCGATCGCGATCGTTCTGCAGGCCGTCAGCGCCTTCTTTCTCGACCGGGTCGGCACGACCTATCTCGCGATGGCCCTGACAGCGGGGACGCTCCTCGGGATCGTGAGTACGCTCACGTTCGCAGTTGCCGAGTCCCGGCTCTCTGACTCGGGCGATTCGGGCGAGACGCACGATCCCAAACGAGCGTAA
- a CDS encoding radical SAM protein, whose protein sequence is MISRGCEQCASGGKMVLFVYGYCDQRDCFYCPLGENRKNVTDVYANERRVESDEDVLEEAHRMDALGTSITGGEPQEALERTCHYLSLLKDEFGEDHHTHLYTGITGGRENMRKLSEAGLDEIRFHPPYEQWGDLHGTEWEDVLYVAREEGLTPAFEIPGIRAETEFLEFLDEGAAEFCNVNEFEMSQGNYRRMQTQGFELKEGHMSAVDGSREEILETMGDHERVYFCTSVFKDAAQHRRRLKRMARNVRREFDDVTDDGTLVYGKTTTDPARLVSLGVPEEFYTVKTNHVEVAWWLLEEMIEEGDIEDGEIVEQYPSYDGQVVERTPLA, encoded by the coding sequence ATGATCTCCAGGGGCTGTGAGCAGTGTGCAAGCGGCGGAAAGATGGTCCTGTTCGTCTACGGCTACTGCGACCAGCGCGACTGCTTTTACTGCCCGCTCGGTGAGAATCGAAAGAACGTCACCGACGTCTACGCCAACGAACGGCGCGTCGAGAGCGACGAGGACGTTCTCGAGGAAGCCCACCGAATGGACGCACTGGGCACCTCGATCACCGGCGGCGAGCCCCAAGAAGCTCTGGAGCGAACCTGTCACTACCTCTCGCTGCTCAAAGACGAGTTCGGTGAGGATCACCACACGCACCTGTATACCGGTATCACCGGCGGCAGAGAGAACATGCGCAAACTCTCCGAGGCCGGGCTCGACGAGATTCGATTCCACCCGCCGTACGAGCAGTGGGGCGACCTCCACGGTACAGAGTGGGAAGACGTTCTCTACGTCGCCCGCGAGGAAGGACTCACACCGGCGTTCGAAATTCCCGGTATTCGTGCCGAGACGGAGTTCCTCGAGTTCCTCGATGAGGGTGCAGCGGAGTTTTGCAACGTAAACGAGTTCGAGATGTCACAGGGGAACTACCGCCGAATGCAAACGCAAGGCTTCGAACTCAAGGAGGGCCACATGAGCGCCGTCGACGGCTCTCGAGAAGAGATCCTCGAGACCATGGGCGATCACGAACGCGTCTACTTCTGTACGTCGGTGTTCAAAGACGCGGCCCAGCACCGGCGGCGCCTCAAGCGAATGGCTCGCAACGTTCGTCGGGAGTTCGACGACGTCACCGACGACGGAACGCTCGTCTACGGGAAGACGACCACCGATCCCGCCCGTCTCGTTTCCCTGGGCGTCCCCGAGGAATTTTACACCGTCAAGACGAACCACGTCGAGGTCGCCTGGTGGCTCTTAGAGGAGATGATCGAGGAGGGTGACATAGAGGACGGAGAGATCGTCGAGCAGTACCCGAGCTACGACGGACAGGTCGTCGAGCGGACACCCTTAGCGTAG
- a CDS encoding helix-turn-helix transcriptional regulator, translating to MRLSTAVTLALAALLVTSLLGVALAAPVAALGAEPESGTVSGADPPHESPSLSSLESGQVPEPSLTTTSNETPLPSAEPFQVIRINVSDDGDARWTIESRFVVSEEADEELLVEHADSVSSGDREVGYDVAQFEPFVDSAAGATDREMTLENAGWNAPHFEDPPEDADLDDDARIGVISYSFTWTNLATIDDGRIYFGDAFQSSAGTNIDLVDGQRLVIESPPNYGLETPTQLTWDGPHQFEDGDLEIVFLRGHVPDTGGSSPVVPAAGAVVALLVVGYLFYRFGRMSSGDGILPQSSRSEPSAAESELEETVTPAGENGGNEVASERPTAGGDDTPAGTSIEYQEELEEDVDLELLSDEERVHRLLKQNGGRLKQATIVKETGWSNAKVSQLLSQMDDDEEIDKLRIGRENLITLPEVDPTEVE from the coding sequence ATGCGGTTGTCCACCGCGGTCACACTCGCCCTCGCAGCCCTCCTCGTTACGTCCCTGCTGGGGGTAGCGCTTGCCGCTCCGGTAGCCGCGCTCGGGGCCGAACCCGAGTCCGGAACGGTCTCCGGCGCAGACCCTCCACACGAATCACCGTCCCTCTCCTCTCTCGAGTCGGGACAGGTCCCCGAGCCCTCTCTCACGACCACGTCCAACGAGACGCCGCTTCCATCCGCCGAGCCGTTTCAGGTGATCCGGATCAACGTCAGCGACGACGGCGACGCTCGCTGGACGATCGAAAGCCGGTTCGTCGTCTCCGAGGAAGCCGACGAGGAACTCCTCGTCGAGCACGCCGACTCCGTTTCGAGCGGCGACCGAGAGGTCGGCTACGACGTCGCGCAGTTCGAGCCGTTCGTCGACAGTGCAGCCGGCGCGACCGATCGCGAGATGACCCTCGAAAACGCCGGCTGGAACGCTCCGCACTTCGAGGATCCACCCGAGGACGCCGATCTTGACGACGACGCTCGGATCGGCGTTATTTCGTACTCGTTCACCTGGACGAATCTGGCGACCATCGACGACGGGCGGATCTACTTCGGAGACGCCTTCCAGTCGTCGGCCGGAACAAACATCGACCTCGTCGACGGCCAGCGTCTGGTCATCGAGTCCCCACCGAACTACGGCCTCGAGACGCCGACGCAACTCACCTGGGACGGACCACACCAGTTCGAAGACGGCGATCTCGAGATCGTCTTCCTCCGGGGACACGTTCCCGACACCGGCGGTTCCTCGCCCGTCGTTCCGGCTGCCGGCGCAGTGGTCGCTCTCCTCGTCGTCGGCTACCTCTTTTATCGCTTCGGACGAATGTCGTCCGGCGACGGAATCCTCCCGCAGTCATCGCGATCGGAGCCGAGCGCTGCCGAGAGCGAGCTCGAGGAGACGGTGACGCCCGCCGGCGAGAACGGCGGTAACGAAGTCGCATCCGAACGGCCGACGGCTGGTGGCGATGACACGCCGGCCGGAACCAGCATCGAGTATCAGGAAGAACTCGAAGAGGACGTTGATCTCGAGCTGTTGAGCGATGAAGAACGCGTCCACCGTCTACTCAAGCAGAACGGCGGAAGGCTGAAACAGGCTACCATCGTCAAAGAGACGGGCTGGTCGAACGCCAAGGTGTCGCAGTTACTCTCACAGATGGACGACGACGAGGAGATAGACAAACTCCGAATCGGTCGGGAAAACCTCATCACCCTCCCCGAAGTTGATCCCACGGAAGTCGAGTGA
- a CDS encoding DUF7096 domain-containing protein: MNSATPALLALLLVCSLPAMAIVAADSGLDGSGEPDGSVQDDVPRTPLEIENTTNRLQLGETTHGYAGATPNLGSVFASTDEELRVDHEQYVFVERGFDTASSTEREEMIEAAHSRITDRTAELEEREETVVRQHANGEKSDDELVRSLLEIYHEASVLLDGLDRLEERADDVVGYSLSSNQVRENTRALEAHRTTIKSELAASSADLEADDRFEVLIQTSEEGYRLSIIEGETYISETTRFDNYDPEAPDQFAGTDRDAYDYAGELYPWAAEHGSPNYLAAGSIHDISFTANEFDIRMYIDGGTGEVYRELQRLSIDSLPIKEHETWSQDGLELSTRTTPANGPVEVTVTDAETGEPESSTIAVDGHELGETESDGTLWIIPPIGEYELAAETQTGGINVTTETPGG; this comes from the coding sequence ATGAACAGCGCGACGCCTGCCCTCCTCGCGTTGCTTCTCGTCTGCTCGCTCCCTGCGATGGCGATCGTCGCAGCCGATTCCGGACTCGATGGATCCGGCGAGCCAGACGGAAGCGTCCAGGACGACGTCCCGCGAACGCCCCTCGAGATCGAGAATACGACGAACCGGCTTCAGCTCGGAGAGACGACCCACGGCTACGCCGGGGCGACTCCGAATCTCGGTTCGGTTTTCGCGAGCACCGACGAGGAGCTTCGGGTCGATCACGAACAGTACGTCTTCGTCGAGCGCGGGTTCGACACCGCAAGCTCCACCGAACGAGAGGAGATGATCGAAGCGGCACACAGCCGGATCACCGATCGGACTGCCGAACTCGAAGAACGCGAGGAAACCGTCGTGCGCCAGCACGCAAACGGCGAGAAATCCGACGACGAGCTGGTGCGATCGCTTCTGGAGATCTACCACGAAGCGTCAGTGCTGTTGGACGGTCTCGACCGGCTCGAAGAGCGGGCGGACGACGTGGTAGGTTACTCGTTATCTTCCAATCAGGTGAGAGAGAACACGCGAGCGCTCGAGGCCCACCGGACCACGATCAAGTCGGAGCTGGCGGCATCGAGTGCGGATCTCGAGGCTGACGATCGATTCGAGGTTCTGATCCAGACGTCCGAGGAGGGATATCGGCTCTCGATAATCGAGGGGGAAACCTACATCTCCGAGACGACCCGGTTCGACAATTACGATCCGGAGGCACCGGATCAGTTCGCAGGGACCGATCGGGACGCCTACGATTACGCGGGTGAACTCTACCCGTGGGCCGCCGAGCACGGCTCCCCGAACTACCTTGCGGCGGGATCCATTCACGATATCAGCTTTACCGCAAACGAGTTCGATATTCGGATGTACATCGACGGCGGAACGGGTGAGGTCTACCGCGAACTGCAGAGGCTATCGATCGATTCGCTGCCGATCAAAGAGCACGAAACGTGGAGCCAGGACGGTCTCGAACTATCGACCAGAACGACACCAGCCAACGGTCCGGTCGAAGTGACCGTTACGGACGCCGAAACGGGCGAACCCGAGTCGTCGACGATCGCCGTTGACGGACACGAACTCGGGGAGACCGAGAGCGACGGAACGCTGTGGATCATCCCACCGATCGGAGAATACGAGCTAGCTGCCGAGACACAGACCGGCGGTATCAACGTCACGACCGAGACGCCTGGCGGATAG
- a CDS encoding type IV pilin N-terminal domain-containing protein: MIDGAASPSPPDARSRTTSRALSPVVGVVALVAITVCLAAIVAVGAASLSLGSTAPTAAFDLSVDGDENEIVIEHVAGESLDVRELSIVVAVDDTRLSEQPPVPFVGANGFEGTPSGPFNERSDPTWHSGEHASLTVARNNDPSPNSGDSVSVSLSVDGHRLATLETVAE; the protein is encoded by the coding sequence GTGATCGACGGAGCCGCCTCCCCGTCACCTCCAGACGCTCGCTCGAGAACGACCTCGCGCGCCCTGAGCCCGGTCGTGGGCGTCGTCGCGCTCGTGGCGATCACCGTCTGTCTGGCCGCCATCGTCGCAGTCGGTGCGGCGTCGCTGTCCCTCGGATCGACGGCACCGACCGCCGCGTTCGACCTCTCGGTTGACGGCGACGAGAACGAAATCGTGATCGAACACGTCGCCGGTGAGTCGCTCGACGTCCGCGAACTCTCGATCGTCGTCGCGGTCGACGACACTCGGCTATCGGAACAGCCGCCAGTACCGTTCGTCGGCGCGAACGGCTTCGAGGGGACACCGAGCGGTCCGTTCAACGAGCGGTCCGATCCGACGTGGCACAGCGGAGAACACGCGAGTCTGACCGTCGCACGGAACAACGATCCGTCACCGAATTCGGGCGACTCGGTTTCGGTGTCGCTCTCCGTCGACGGTCACCGTCTCGCGACGCTCGAGACCGTAGCAGAGTGA
- a CDS encoding methyltransferase domain-containing protein, whose translation MGVLEHKGRARLFYKYLSTVYDRVNPFIWTEEMRTDALSLLEFEPEMTVLDVGCGTGFATEGLLEHVDEVYALDQSEHQLEQAYAKLGKRAPPVHFHRGDAERLPFATDTFDVVWSSGSIEYWPNPILALREFRRVLKPGGQVLVVGPNYPDNPLTQKLADAIMLFYDEYEADRMFKTAGFEDVKHAFMGPQYDPDVAITTIARAPE comes from the coding sequence ATGGGAGTTCTCGAACACAAGGGTCGTGCTCGGCTGTTCTACAAGTATCTCTCGACGGTCTACGATCGGGTGAACCCGTTTATCTGGACCGAAGAGATGCGCACGGACGCGCTCTCGCTTCTCGAGTTCGAACCCGAGATGACCGTCCTCGACGTCGGCTGTGGAACCGGCTTTGCGACCGAAGGGCTGCTAGAACACGTCGACGAGGTCTACGCGCTTGACCAGAGCGAGCACCAACTCGAGCAGGCCTACGCGAAACTTGGCAAGCGGGCCCCGCCGGTCCACTTCCACCGTGGTGACGCCGAACGACTGCCGTTTGCGACCGATACGTTCGACGTCGTCTGGTCGTCGGGATCGATCGAGTACTGGCCGAATCCCATTCTCGCTCTCCGTGAGTTTCGTCGGGTGCTGAAACCGGGCGGTCAGGTGCTCGTCGTCGGTCCGAACTACCCCGACAACCCTCTCACGCAGAAACTCGCTGACGCGATCATGCTCTTTTACGACGAGTACGAGGCCGATCGCATGTTCAAAACGGCCGGCTTCGAGGACGTCAAACACGCGTTTATGGGGCCACAGTACGATCCGGACGTCGCGATCACGACGATCGCTCGCGCGCCCGAGTAG
- the ahaH gene encoding ATP synthase archaeal subunit H, translating into MPRPEVLKRITSAEEEADEIVAQAEDDRDERIAEARERAEEIRTDAEEDARDLKERRLEEARDEIDEECERILEAGEQERIALSERAQDRVDDVTDHVVSLFQEDVNVQT; encoded by the coding sequence ATGCCGAGGCCAGAGGTTCTCAAACGAATTACGTCGGCGGAAGAGGAGGCCGACGAGATCGTCGCACAGGCAGAAGATGACCGCGACGAGCGGATAGCCGAGGCCCGGGAACGTGCCGAGGAGATTCGCACGGACGCGGAAGAGGACGCGCGCGATCTCAAGGAGCGTCGCCTCGAGGAGGCACGCGATGAGATCGACGAGGAGTGCGAGCGCATCCTCGAAGCGGGTGAACAGGAGCGGATCGCGCTCAGCGAACGTGCCCAGGACCGGGTCGACGACGTGACCGATCACGTCGTGTCCCTGTTCCAGGAGGACGTCAATGTTCAGACCTGA